Proteins from a genomic interval of Desulfosporosinus sp. Sb-LF:
- a CDS encoding protein-L-isoaspartate(D-aspartate) O-methyltransferase → MIKDYNKGDLDERLAEREWMVQTQIIDRGITDEAVINSMLIVPRHKYVMEDKQAYAYYDTALKIQAGQTISQPYIVALMAQALELKAGDKVLEIGTGSGYSTAILSRMAVCIYTIERHHLLANQAKDRFQNQGYENIEVHIGDGTLGWKEKAPFDAILVTAGGPVVPDSLINQLAIAGRLVIPVGDKGDQRLLRVTKTMTSELIEENLGLVRFVPLIGTKGWSELNNMNLE, encoded by the coding sequence TTGATTAAAGATTATAATAAAGGTGATTTAGACGAACGACTAGCAGAACGTGAGTGGATGGTTCAAACTCAAATTATTGATCGAGGTATCACTGATGAGGCGGTAATTAATAGTATGCTCATTGTTCCTCGGCACAAGTATGTTATGGAGGATAAGCAAGCGTACGCGTATTATGATACCGCCTTAAAAATTCAAGCGGGGCAGACGATCAGCCAGCCGTATATTGTGGCCCTTATGGCACAGGCCCTAGAGTTGAAAGCGGGTGATAAAGTATTAGAAATAGGAACGGGTTCCGGTTATTCCACGGCTATTCTATCCCGCATGGCCGTATGCATCTATACAATTGAACGCCATCACTTACTGGCCAATCAAGCGAAGGACCGGTTTCAGAATCAGGGTTATGAAAACATTGAAGTACATATTGGGGACGGCACTCTTGGATGGAAGGAAAAAGCGCCTTTTGACGCCATACTTGTTACGGCGGGAGGCCCCGTGGTTCCGGATTCCTTAATCAATCAATTAGCCATTGCTGGACGTTTGGTTATTCCGGTAGGGGATAAGGGAGATCAAAGGCTTTTGCGTGTTACTAAAACAATGACCAGTGAACTAATAGAAGAAAACTTAGGGTTGGTACGTTTTGTTCCGCTGATTGGAACAAAGGGCTGGAGTGAACTAAACAACATGAACTTAGAATGA
- a CDS encoding 4Fe-4S binding protein, which produces MKVLKAVEMNRCIGCLSCMITCATVNQQDHSILKSAIRIKTSGGLTGKFMAIVCQACKDDVPCAEVCPTGALVQRKGGGVLLDKENCVGCEHCVTACTVDAIYFDHSTKLPIVCKHCGVCARFCPHGCLQLTEEVQ; this is translated from the coding sequence ATGAAAGTACTAAAAGCAGTCGAAATGAACCGATGTATTGGCTGTTTATCATGTATGATAACTTGTGCTACAGTGAACCAGCAAGATCATTCCATATTGAAAAGCGCCATACGCATTAAAACTAGCGGAGGGTTAACTGGCAAATTTATGGCGATCGTCTGCCAAGCATGCAAAGATGATGTGCCATGCGCGGAAGTCTGTCCGACAGGAGCACTTGTACAACGCAAGGGCGGAGGGGTTTTGTTAGATAAAGAAAATTGTGTAGGATGCGAACACTGCGTTACAGCGTGCACAGTCGATGCTATTTATTTCGATCACAGCACGAAACTACCTATTGTGTGTAAGCATTGCGGAGTATGTGCACGATTTTGCCCACATGGTTGCTTGCAGTTGACAGAGGAGGTTCAGTGA
- a CDS encoding aldehyde ferredoxin oxidoreductase C-terminal domain-containing protein produces MLYENSIKVLYIDLSTGKIEIKRRTDMAGYLGGVGVASKLLEETMRPELSPLAAEQPMILAIGAISGIYPLITKTVAMFISPLTGELGESYAGGRLALTLSMAGYDAVVIHGKAPRPSYIVIDGGNIEIKDARPIWGMDSDVVGQFIRDHVKGSGKRSILRIGPAGEKMVKFASVCVDTYRHFGRLGLGAVMGSKHVKAIIVTGDKSTKIKEYKDYFRVYQSIFKSVTETDLMAKYHDLGTSINVEVINALGALPTKNLTESHFDGAEKITGEAFANNHLVRKMACTGCPVGCIHIGQFRQKFDDGYDYESLSVAYDYELIYSLGTLLGVSKTDEVLHLIEAVEKTGMDAISTGVALAWATEGFMKGIVTVAETLLPLTFGDSKIYYQAILYLANRKNDFYRVLGEGTRSAGATYGGKEFALQVAGNEIPGYHTGYGNLVGLTVGARHSHLCNAGYAVDQSISTFDENKAVDALFMEELERCVLNSLVICLFARKVYNRETVLKALNATGYVLTDNELTTIAKRIYKTKLGIKEKLGFDPRQVVLPERFFKTPSIHGTLDPLIAERMINRYVEKCLLLLSEEN; encoded by the coding sequence ATGTTATACGAAAACTCCATTAAAGTTCTATACATAGACCTCTCAACAGGTAAGATTGAAATAAAACGGCGTACTGATATGGCCGGGTATCTCGGCGGAGTTGGTGTTGCTTCTAAGTTGCTAGAGGAAACAATGAGACCGGAACTTTCGCCATTGGCTGCCGAACAGCCCATGATCTTGGCAATTGGTGCAATCTCTGGAATTTACCCACTCATTACTAAGACCGTGGCAATGTTTATTTCACCATTGACTGGGGAATTGGGGGAAAGTTACGCTGGTGGTAGACTAGCCTTGACGTTGTCAATGGCTGGATATGATGCAGTGGTGATTCATGGCAAAGCTCCCCGCCCTTCTTACATTGTCATCGACGGTGGCAACATAGAAATTAAAGATGCCCGTCCGATATGGGGAATGGATTCGGATGTCGTTGGCCAGTTCATTCGGGATCATGTAAAAGGAAGCGGAAAGCGTAGTATTTTAAGAATTGGGCCTGCAGGGGAAAAGATGGTTAAGTTTGCAAGTGTTTGCGTTGATACCTATCGGCATTTTGGACGGCTCGGTCTTGGTGCTGTGATGGGAAGTAAACACGTCAAAGCTATTATTGTTACAGGTGATAAGTCCACTAAAATCAAAGAGTATAAAGACTATTTCCGTGTATACCAATCTATTTTCAAATCTGTCACTGAGACAGATCTTATGGCAAAATATCATGACTTAGGGACATCGATCAATGTTGAGGTAATTAACGCATTAGGCGCCTTGCCTACAAAAAACCTAACAGAGAGCCACTTTGATGGTGCAGAAAAGATAACTGGGGAAGCCTTCGCCAACAATCATCTCGTCCGTAAGATGGCTTGTACTGGTTGCCCCGTTGGATGTATCCATATTGGCCAATTCCGACAAAAATTTGACGATGGTTATGACTATGAATCGCTGAGTGTCGCATACGATTATGAGCTAATTTATTCGCTAGGCACATTACTCGGCGTCAGCAAGACGGATGAAGTATTACATCTCATTGAAGCAGTCGAAAAAACAGGCATGGATGCCATTTCTACTGGCGTCGCACTGGCGTGGGCAACGGAAGGTTTTATGAAAGGCATTGTGACTGTAGCTGAAACCCTTCTTCCTTTAACATTTGGAGATTCAAAAATTTATTATCAGGCCATCCTGTATTTAGCAAACCGGAAAAATGACTTTTATCGAGTTCTGGGAGAAGGAACCCGATCCGCAGGGGCTACGTATGGCGGCAAAGAGTTTGCACTTCAGGTTGCAGGTAATGAAATCCCAGGGTACCACACAGGGTACGGTAACTTAGTGGGGCTTACTGTAGGAGCACGGCACTCACATTTATGCAATGCCGGCTATGCAGTTGATCAATCCATCTCAACATTTGATGAGAACAAAGCCGTTGATGCTCTCTTCATGGAAGAACTTGAGCGATGTGTTTTAAACTCACTCGTTATCTGCCTATTCGCTCGTAAAGTGTATAATCGGGAAACTGTCTTGAAAGCCCTCAATGCTACTGGCTATGTTCTTACCGATAACGAGTTGACAACAATTGCAAAACGGATTTACAAGACTAAGCTAGGCATCAAAGAAAAACTAGGGTTTGATCCGCGACAGGTGGTATTACCAGAACGATTTTTCAAGACTCCAAGCATACATGGGACACTTGATCCATTAATTGCGGAACGAATGATTAATAGGTATGTGGAAAAGTGTTTGTTATTATTATCCGAAGAAAACTAA
- a CDS encoding NlpC/P60 family protein codes for MNSVRLKPKSALISIVIGAILLGGSSIPARADDLQQQLDQSQQQANQLKGNLNAQKDKVSDATAQVLALKQSVQALNNSIAREQQLLTEEQNHLKGLEEQQQKLEDQRQEHIKALGQFLKSNYEDGITTYFAVLFDATSLSDFIDRADKIQMIVGTYSKLQNDIAVLNKSMETQMGLIKQKKETIQSTIQDKANTQQSVQQTLNKQQTVLAQLSSEEKVTLNASVAAQAKVSRIQKLIQQEAFEAANAAKGSDQSSGTNYGGGVAGTVTVSGGAQQIISFGAQFLGTPYVWGGTTASPGFDCSGYVQYVYRHFGISLSRTSEQQYSNGVYVSRSDLRPGDLVFFHTYSSGASHVGIYVGNNTMINSSSGGVSYDDMTNSYWATRYLGARRVIAS; via the coding sequence ATGAACAGTGTACGTCTGAAACCGAAATCAGCCTTAATCAGTATCGTCATAGGAGCTATTCTCTTGGGAGGGTCATCGATCCCGGCAAGGGCCGACGATTTACAGCAACAGCTTGATCAGTCCCAACAACAAGCCAATCAATTAAAGGGAAACTTGAATGCTCAGAAGGACAAAGTATCGGATGCTACGGCACAAGTTTTAGCATTAAAGCAATCCGTACAAGCACTGAATAATAGTATTGCACGTGAGCAACAATTGCTCACCGAAGAACAAAATCATCTTAAGGGGTTGGAAGAGCAGCAACAGAAACTTGAAGATCAGCGTCAGGAGCATATTAAAGCCTTGGGGCAATTCTTGAAGAGTAACTATGAAGATGGTATAACAACTTACTTTGCTGTGTTATTTGATGCCACTAGTTTATCCGACTTTATTGACCGTGCGGATAAGATTCAGATGATCGTAGGTACATACAGTAAGCTTCAAAATGACATCGCAGTTCTTAACAAGAGTATGGAAACCCAAATGGGACTCATTAAACAAAAGAAGGAAACCATTCAATCTACGATACAGGATAAAGCGAACACTCAGCAGTCCGTGCAACAAACGCTAAACAAGCAACAAACTGTCTTGGCTCAATTAAGTTCAGAAGAAAAAGTAACCTTGAATGCTTCTGTAGCTGCCCAAGCAAAGGTTAGCCGGATACAAAAATTGATTCAGCAAGAAGCATTTGAAGCAGCCAATGCAGCTAAGGGATCTGATCAATCCTCAGGAACAAATTATGGCGGAGGGGTTGCGGGTACTGTTACAGTTTCAGGGGGAGCGCAACAGATCATTAGCTTTGGGGCTCAGTTCTTAGGTACGCCGTATGTCTGGGGAGGCACAACCGCATCGCCTGGATTTGACTGCTCAGGGTATGTACAGTATGTGTACCGCCATTTCGGGATATCACTGAGTCGAACGTCCGAACAACAGTATTCAAATGGAGTCTACGTCTCACGGTCGGATTTACGACCAGGTGATTTAGTGTTTTTTCACACATATTCTTCAGGCGCTTCTCACGTTGGAATTTACGTTGGAAACAATACCATGATCAATTCGTCCTCAGGTGGTGTTTCTTACGATGATATGACAAACTCTTATTGGGCAACGCGGTACCTAGGCGCGCGGCGCGTTATTGCTTCTTAA
- the buk gene encoding butyrate kinase, which yields MKVLAINPGSTSTKIAAYENEACLWSQSIDHPTIEINAFARVPDQCDYRIVQILNLLDDKATPLNSFDAVVGRGGMLKPLVGGTYLVDESLVKTLRNAPGGEHASNLGGIIAYYLGQRINVPVYIVDPVSVDEMEPLARLSGLSELPRLSQSHALNMKAVARKVAREMGKSYQTINLIIAHLGGGISVAPHRRGKMIDVNNANNEGPYSVERCGTLPSNQLVKLCYSGKYSQEQVLTKILKEGGMFSYLGTKDARMVEKRMNDGDPDAKLVLEGLCYQVAKEIGAMATVLAGDVDQIVLTGGLAHSEFITQEIIRRVSFISPVVVLPGEEEMEALALGALRVLRSEEKALTYGA from the coding sequence TTGAAAGTACTCGCCATTAATCCTGGTTCAACGTCGACGAAAATCGCTGCCTATGAGAATGAAGCTTGTCTTTGGAGTCAATCAATTGATCATCCAACGATTGAAATCAACGCCTTTGCGCGTGTGCCTGATCAATGTGACTACCGAATTGTCCAAATTTTAAACTTGCTTGACGATAAAGCTACACCATTGAATTCATTTGATGCCGTAGTGGGAAGGGGGGGTATGCTAAAACCCTTAGTTGGAGGAACCTACTTGGTGGATGAATCTCTGGTTAAAACTTTGCGTAACGCACCTGGCGGCGAGCATGCTTCAAATTTAGGTGGGATTATTGCATATTACTTGGGACAGAGAATTAATGTTCCTGTCTACATTGTGGATCCTGTTTCCGTTGATGAAATGGAGCCATTAGCACGCCTTTCTGGACTTTCTGAACTGCCTCGTTTGAGCCAATCTCACGCATTAAATATGAAGGCAGTTGCCCGTAAGGTGGCGCGTGAGATGGGGAAATCTTATCAGACTATAAATTTGATTATTGCACATTTAGGTGGAGGAATTTCTGTGGCCCCGCATCGACGTGGCAAAATGATTGATGTGAATAACGCTAATAATGAAGGCCCTTATTCAGTCGAACGATGTGGCACATTGCCCAGTAATCAACTTGTTAAACTTTGCTATTCCGGCAAATATTCACAAGAGCAGGTGCTTACTAAAATACTGAAAGAAGGCGGCATGTTTTCTTACCTTGGGACAAAAGATGCGCGAATGGTGGAAAAACGAATGAACGATGGAGACCCAGATGCTAAGCTAGTACTCGAAGGTCTATGTTACCAAGTAGCTAAGGAGATTGGTGCTATGGCGACTGTGTTAGCAGGGGACGTCGATCAAATTGTGCTTACTGGGGGACTTGCTCATTCTGAATTTATTACTCAGGAGATTATTCGACGTGTGTCTTTTATTTCCCCCGTTGTGGTACTCCCTGGCGAAGAAGAAATGGAAGCACTGGCTTTGGGTGCGCTAAGAGTTCTTCGAAGTGAAGAGAAAGCGTTGACCTATGGAGCATAA
- a CDS encoding bifunctional enoyl-CoA hydratase/phosphate acetyltransferase, with product MRFSGFDSLVDKAKSMGRAKVAVAVSEDREVLEAIKLAEQEGLISPVLVGDREQIRRLADEIGLDIVGTEVIDEPIPGVAVHKAVDAVVNGQAHFLMKGQINSSDFLRAVLRAEKGLRTGRLLSHISAFQVPGFSRLLFVTDGGMNIAPNLTQKKEILETSLLYLKGIGMDLVKVVVLAANEVANPKMPVTIDAQALAEMGRAGEFPGAIVEGPLALDGAVSATALKHKGISSEINGDADLILVPTIEVGNALGKSMVYFAGATMAGIVLGAQVPIVLTSRNDTPRSKLMALTMAALNRPE from the coding sequence ATGCGTTTTAGCGGATTTGATTCACTTGTTGACAAAGCAAAGAGCATGGGTAGGGCAAAAGTTGCAGTGGCAGTTTCTGAGGACAGAGAGGTTCTAGAAGCAATTAAATTAGCAGAACAGGAAGGGTTAATCTCCCCTGTTCTTGTCGGCGATCGTGAGCAGATTAGGCGTTTAGCCGATGAAATTGGGTTAGATATAGTAGGAACTGAAGTAATTGATGAGCCCATTCCGGGGGTTGCTGTTCATAAAGCGGTCGATGCTGTGGTTAATGGACAGGCCCATTTTTTGATGAAAGGTCAAATTAATAGCTCGGATTTTCTTCGTGCCGTGTTACGAGCCGAAAAAGGGTTGCGAACTGGACGTTTACTCAGTCACATTTCGGCATTTCAAGTCCCTGGTTTTTCTCGGTTACTGTTTGTGACCGATGGAGGGATGAACATTGCTCCGAATTTGACGCAGAAGAAGGAAATCCTCGAAACCAGCTTACTGTATTTGAAGGGCATCGGAATGGATTTGGTAAAAGTGGTTGTTTTAGCTGCCAATGAAGTGGCAAATCCAAAAATGCCAGTGACGATAGATGCTCAAGCATTGGCAGAAATGGGCCGAGCGGGAGAATTTCCAGGGGCGATTGTAGAGGGCCCGTTGGCGCTTGACGGAGCTGTGAGTGCGACTGCCCTAAAGCATAAGGGAATTTCCAGCGAGATTAATGGGGATGCCGACTTGATCTTGGTGCCTACGATAGAAGTGGGAAATGCCTTGGGAAAATCGATGGTTTATTTTGCTGGAGCAACAATGGCGGGGATCGTTCTTGGAGCGCAAGTTCCGATTGTATTAACGTCGAGAAATGATACCCCAAGAAGCAAATTAATGGCTCTGACTATGGCCGCACTCAATCGACCAGAGTGA
- the iorA gene encoding indolepyruvate ferredoxin oxidoreductase subunit alpha, with the protein MKTLMTGNEAIARGVYEFGVSVAAAYPGTPSTEILENIAKYPEVYSQWSPNEKVAMEVGIGAAIAGARSIVAMKMVGVNVAADPLFTVAYTGIRAGLVLISADDPGMHSSQNEQDNRLYAAFAKIPLLEPSNSQEAKDMVGLALEISETFDTPVMIRITTRIAHSQSLVELNDPIERVVKTYERNPRKYVMLPGNGRARRLVVEERMHKLADYTETVAVNNMELQDQSIGIITSGISYQYVKEALPTASILKLGLTNPLPSGLIKEFAAKVDRLYVVEELEPYIEKEVRILGINVIGKELFPPYGELSVRMVSEKISGQPGITVAPAFDSPIRPPVMCPGCPHRGIFYTLKQLKLVVSGDIGCYTLGAMAPLEAMDTTICMGASISAGLGMIKAHPEMADKMVAVIGDSTFLHSGITGLMDVVYNGGNLTTIILDNSITAMTGHQENPSTGKTLMGQPAPQVDFVSLCKALGVKRITEVDPFDLKTVKEIIKTEVAVPEPSVIIARRPCALIIKNTEKPLQVVDCNGCKACLKLGCPAISFDEENKTAQVDQALCNGCGLCINVCKFNALRKAGDGNV; encoded by the coding sequence ATGAAAACATTAATGACAGGCAATGAGGCAATTGCTCGGGGTGTCTACGAATTTGGTGTCAGCGTTGCTGCAGCCTATCCTGGTACACCAAGCACGGAAATTCTCGAAAATATTGCAAAATACCCAGAAGTTTATTCTCAGTGGTCGCCTAATGAAAAGGTAGCAATGGAAGTAGGCATAGGCGCAGCCATTGCTGGTGCGCGCTCTATTGTTGCCATGAAAATGGTTGGGGTTAATGTAGCCGCCGATCCGCTTTTTACCGTAGCTTACACCGGAATTCGTGCTGGCTTAGTCTTGATTTCAGCAGATGATCCTGGAATGCACTCTTCACAAAACGAGCAAGACAATAGACTATACGCGGCGTTTGCCAAGATACCGCTCTTAGAACCCTCAAACTCCCAGGAGGCTAAAGACATGGTTGGCTTGGCTTTAGAAATTTCCGAAACCTTTGATACCCCGGTTATGATACGGATTACGACTCGGATAGCTCACTCCCAAAGTTTAGTAGAGCTAAATGATCCCATTGAACGAGTTGTTAAGACCTATGAACGAAACCCACGTAAATACGTCATGCTTCCAGGGAATGGACGAGCCCGGCGTTTAGTCGTAGAGGAAAGGATGCATAAACTGGCTGACTATACCGAAACGGTGGCAGTCAATAATATGGAGCTGCAAGACCAATCCATTGGCATCATCACATCAGGGATTTCCTATCAATATGTCAAAGAGGCTCTTCCCACTGCTTCTATTCTCAAATTAGGATTAACCAATCCTTTGCCGTCAGGCTTAATCAAAGAGTTCGCTGCAAAAGTAGATAGACTTTATGTTGTCGAGGAATTAGAGCCTTATATAGAAAAGGAAGTCCGCATCTTGGGTATCAACGTCATAGGGAAAGAGCTCTTTCCTCCTTACGGCGAACTTTCCGTTCGTATGGTATCGGAAAAAATTAGCGGCCAACCTGGAATAACGGTAGCCCCAGCCTTTGACTCTCCAATTCGTCCACCAGTCATGTGCCCTGGTTGCCCACACCGCGGAATATTTTACACCCTAAAACAACTTAAACTCGTTGTTTCTGGTGATATTGGCTGTTACACTCTCGGAGCGATGGCTCCACTCGAAGCAATGGATACTACTATCTGCATGGGGGCCTCAATATCTGCAGGCTTAGGAATGATTAAGGCCCATCCGGAAATGGCCGATAAAATGGTCGCTGTGATTGGCGATTCAACCTTTTTACATTCGGGTATTACCGGACTAATGGATGTAGTTTATAATGGCGGAAATCTAACTACTATCATCCTAGATAACTCCATCACAGCCATGACAGGGCATCAGGAAAACCCGTCTACAGGCAAGACTCTCATGGGTCAGCCAGCTCCTCAAGTCGACTTTGTTTCTTTGTGCAAAGCCTTGGGAGTAAAGCGAATTACTGAGGTCGATCCTTTTGATCTGAAAACAGTTAAAGAAATTATCAAGACCGAAGTAGCCGTTCCCGAACCATCAGTGATTATTGCAAGGCGTCCTTGTGCTCTTATTATCAAAAATACCGAAAAACCTCTACAAGTTGTAGATTGCAACGGCTGCAAAGCGTGCTTAAAACTTGGTTGTCCAGCAATCTCTTTTGATGAAGAAAACAAAACCGCCCAAGTTGACCAAGCACTATGTAATGGTTGTGGATTATGTATTAATGTGTGCAAATTTAATGCCTTGCGAAAGGCCGGTGATGGTAATGTCTAA
- a CDS encoding indolepyruvate oxidoreductase subunit beta, translating to MSKIINVLLVGVGGQGTILASKILTHAAIAQGYEVKMSEIHGMAQRGGSVVTQVRMGENVYSPVIEPGEADFIVAFEQLEAYRWAHFLKKDGVLIVNTQKIVPLPVLIGAATYPDSILDDLKGRVGRFVELDGLKLASEAGNAKATNVVLMGVLSKYMEFSEDFWQNALEARIPAKLLELNKKAFASGIAEAK from the coding sequence ATGTCTAAAATAATTAATGTATTACTCGTGGGAGTCGGTGGGCAAGGAACAATTTTGGCCTCAAAAATATTAACCCATGCCGCTATTGCTCAGGGTTACGAAGTCAAAATGTCAGAAATCCATGGTATGGCTCAACGAGGTGGATCAGTAGTAACTCAAGTCCGTATGGGAGAAAACGTTTACTCTCCGGTCATCGAACCAGGAGAAGCAGACTTTATCGTTGCCTTCGAGCAGTTAGAAGCTTATCGGTGGGCTCACTTCTTAAAAAAAGATGGCGTCTTAATCGTTAACACCCAAAAGATAGTCCCTTTGCCGGTACTCATCGGAGCCGCAACTTACCCGGACAGTATCCTTGACGACCTTAAAGGTCGAGTCGGTCGTTTTGTCGAATTGGACGGATTAAAATTAGCTTCCGAAGCTGGTAATGCCAAAGCCACAAATGTTGTGCTAATGGGGGTCCTCTCCAAATATATGGAATTTTCGGAGGATTTCTGGCAAAATGCCCTTGAGGCAAGGATCCCAGCCAAGTTGCTGGAATTAAATAAGAAAGCCTTTGCTTCTGGGATCGCCGAGGCAAAGTGA
- a CDS encoding pyridoxal phosphate-dependent aminotransferase — protein sequence MKNIFADRMSLLGTETAFEVLAKAKKLESQGKDIIHLEIGEPDFDTPKNIIDAACQALTSGYTHYTPAPGIQEVRETIAQYIRSHKNVDASADDVVIVPGGKPIMFFSIMATVNPGDEVIYPNPGFPIYESVIRFVGGIPVPLPLREENKFRLDVKDLAKLITPKTKMLIINSPGNPTGGVLTNEDIKAIADLVRGKEILVLSDEIYDRIVYGDTHPLSIASLPGMKDWTIILDGFSKTYAMTGWRLGYGVMHPEIADRIAQLMVNSNSCTSASTQMAGKEALTGPQHEVHSMVAEFKKRRDIMVNGLNSIPGVSCILPEGSFYVFPNFKSFGKDCKEIADYLLNDAGVACLGGTAFGSYGEGYLRFSYANSVANIQEALDRIETALGKMR from the coding sequence ATGAAAAATATCTTTGCCGATAGAATGTCCTTACTCGGTACAGAAACTGCCTTTGAAGTTTTAGCAAAAGCTAAAAAACTTGAATCACAAGGGAAAGATATCATCCATTTAGAAATCGGTGAACCGGACTTTGACACTCCAAAAAATATCATTGATGCCGCGTGTCAGGCGTTAACCAGCGGGTATACACACTATACTCCTGCCCCAGGTATTCAGGAAGTAAGGGAAACGATTGCTCAATACATCCGCTCCCATAAAAATGTCGACGCTTCCGCGGATGATGTTGTCATCGTCCCCGGTGGAAAGCCCATCATGTTCTTCTCGATAATGGCTACTGTGAATCCTGGGGATGAAGTAATCTATCCAAACCCCGGCTTTCCTATTTATGAATCCGTAATTCGCTTTGTGGGCGGAATCCCAGTTCCCCTCCCTCTTCGAGAAGAAAATAAGTTTCGCTTAGACGTCAAGGACCTTGCGAAGTTAATTACACCCAAGACTAAAATGCTCATTATTAACTCACCAGGCAATCCAACCGGTGGAGTGCTCACGAATGAAGATATTAAAGCCATTGCAGACTTGGTAAGAGGTAAAGAAATCCTCGTTCTATCCGATGAGATCTATGATCGGATTGTATATGGTGATACACACCCATTGTCCATTGCTTCCTTACCAGGTATGAAGGATTGGACCATCATCTTAGACGGGTTTTCCAAGACCTATGCCATGACTGGTTGGCGATTAGGTTATGGAGTGATGCACCCGGAAATAGCGGATCGGATTGCCCAACTGATGGTCAATTCAAACTCCTGTACCTCTGCTTCGACTCAAATGGCTGGTAAAGAAGCACTTACAGGACCCCAACACGAAGTCCATTCTATGGTTGCTGAATTTAAGAAACGCCGCGACATTATGGTTAACGGCTTAAACTCTATTCCTGGAGTAAGCTGTATCTTGCCAGAGGGTTCATTTTACGTATTCCCCAATTTTAAATCGTTCGGCAAAGACTGTAAAGAAATCGCTGACTATCTTTTAAACGATGCCGGAGTCGCTTGTTTAGGAGGCACTGCTTTTGGCTCCTACGGCGAAGGCTACCTTCGTTTCTCTTATGCAAATTCGGTCGCCAATATCCAAGAAGCTTTAGACCGTATTGAAACAGCTTTAGGCAAAATGAGATAG
- a CDS encoding D-glycerate dehydrogenase, with protein MSRWNVYVTNEIPEPALNMLAEHCDIEVNRTGQVLTKPQLLGNVKGRDAVLSLLTDPIDAEVMDAAQGAKIFANYAVGYNNIDIPSATERGIMVSNTPGVLTDTTAEMAWALLFSTARRVAESDKYTRMGKFDGWGPMLFLGQDVMSKTVGVIGAGRIGLSFAKRAKAFDIKVLYTSTAANPQFEQETDGQYVDLETLLKESDFVSIHTPLLPETHHLIGEKELKLMKKTAILINTSRGPVIDELALVKALQTGEIWGAGLDVYEFEPELVEGLKELNNAILCPHIASATIDTRTKMGTIAVSNILAAMRGELPPNCLNPEVYKS; from the coding sequence ATGAGTAGGTGGAACGTTTATGTCACGAACGAAATTCCTGAACCAGCACTAAATATGCTCGCAGAACATTGCGACATTGAAGTCAATCGCACGGGCCAAGTTCTGACAAAACCACAACTTTTGGGAAATGTTAAGGGCAGGGATGCCGTGTTAAGTTTACTAACAGACCCTATAGATGCTGAGGTAATGGATGCAGCTCAAGGCGCCAAAATATTTGCGAACTATGCGGTCGGCTATAACAACATAGATATCCCCTCCGCCACAGAACGAGGAATTATGGTCTCAAACACCCCCGGTGTACTTACTGATACCACTGCTGAAATGGCCTGGGCATTATTGTTTTCCACTGCTCGGAGAGTCGCAGAATCGGATAAATACACAAGGATGGGTAAATTTGACGGTTGGGGGCCAATGCTCTTTCTAGGGCAGGACGTCATGAGCAAAACGGTGGGAGTCATCGGCGCCGGAAGAATAGGCTTATCTTTTGCCAAAAGGGCAAAAGCCTTCGATATAAAAGTTCTCTACACTAGCACAGCTGCGAATCCCCAATTTGAACAAGAAACCGACGGTCAATACGTCGATCTAGAAACGCTTCTCAAAGAATCGGATTTTGTTTCGATCCATACTCCACTTCTCCCCGAAACACACCATTTGATCGGCGAAAAAGAGTTAAAACTTATGAAAAAAACAGCGATTCTTATCAATACTTCCCGCGGTCCTGTCATAGACGAACTAGCACTCGTCAAAGCCTTACAGACAGGGGAAATCTGGGGAGCAGGGCTTGATGTCTACGAATTTGAACCAGAGCTTGTGGAAGGCCTTAAAGAGCTCAACAATGCCATCCTCTGTCCACACATCGCCAGTGCCACGATTGATACCCGCACCAAAATGGGCACCATCGCTGTGTCCAACATCTTAGCGGCCATGAGAGGAGAACTTCCCCCGAATTGTCTCAACCCCGAAGTTTACAAATCGTAA